One Bradyrhizobium sp. ISRA464 genomic window carries:
- a CDS encoding branched-chain amino acid ABC transporter permease: MRRNFWLAIAIVLVVAYPWVFSTPFQQRLGALVLLYAIAASAWNIIGGYAGQVSVGHAVFFGCGAYAAMGAYAHYALSPLVGIPVGLIASVAIAAVIGAPTLRLSGHYFSMATIAVAELARLIVTNTDYLGAAVGLSGPTVPRNVFDLSFISALPYYYLFLAVLAITLLITWWMASSRMGFYLRAVKDSERAARSLGAPASRIKLYAYMLSAGLTSIAGALYAMMFGFVDPDSGLGLLISVKILIMAALGGAGLLFGPLVGAAILVPLEEISNSLLGGKGAGLTFVVYGAIIVLIARFQPGGILALVNRLRAKKTKDDSTKGATNAP, from the coding sequence ATGCGGCGCAACTTCTGGCTCGCAATAGCGATCGTGCTGGTCGTGGCTTACCCCTGGGTGTTCTCCACGCCGTTCCAGCAGCGTCTCGGCGCGCTGGTCCTGCTCTATGCGATTGCGGCGTCGGCCTGGAACATCATCGGCGGTTATGCCGGCCAGGTCTCGGTCGGGCACGCGGTGTTCTTCGGCTGCGGCGCCTATGCCGCGATGGGGGCCTATGCGCATTATGCGCTGTCGCCGTTGGTCGGAATCCCCGTCGGGCTGATCGCCAGCGTCGCGATCGCGGCCGTGATCGGTGCGCCGACGCTGCGGCTGTCGGGGCATTATTTCAGCATGGCGACGATCGCGGTCGCCGAGCTTGCCCGGCTGATCGTCACCAACACCGACTATCTCGGCGCCGCCGTCGGCCTGAGCGGCCCGACCGTGCCGCGCAACGTGTTCGATCTCTCCTTCATCTCGGCATTGCCGTACTACTATCTCTTCCTCGCCGTCCTCGCGATCACGCTCCTGATCACCTGGTGGATGGCGAGCAGCCGGATGGGGTTTTATCTCCGCGCGGTCAAGGACTCCGAACGCGCGGCGCGCTCGCTCGGAGCACCGGCCAGCCGCATCAAGCTGTACGCCTACATGCTGAGCGCGGGGCTGACCAGCATTGCCGGCGCGCTCTACGCGATGATGTTCGGCTTCGTCGATCCGGACTCCGGGCTCGGCCTGCTGATCTCGGTGAAGATCCTGATCATGGCTGCGCTCGGCGGCGCGGGGCTCCTGTTCGGGCCGCTGGTCGGCGCGGCGATCCTGGTGCCGCTGGAGGAGATCTCCAACAGCCTGCTCGGCGGCAAGGGCGCCGGCCTGACCTTTGTCGTCTACGGAGCGATCATCGTGCTGATCGCGCGTTTCCAGCCCGGCGGCATCCTGGCGCTGGTTAACCGCCTGCGGGCCAAGAAGACGAAGGACGATTCCACGAAGGGGGCCACCAATGCTCCTTGA
- a CDS encoding branched-chain amino acid ABC transporter permease, which yields MSIVLVQVIVGGLLLGAVYALFSSGLTLVWGMMNVVNFAHGDFVMLGMYVAYVVYTLLGGGPLVGAPLATLLLATLGIAVYFGLIRDVMKGPMLAQILGTFGLALLLRYSVFWWFGANFLSLPGDLVGGTFDVLGIRIEASRLLAGVVALLVTLGLHLLLTRTTLGSRMLAVAEDSTAAQLMGIRPDSMQAIAWAIAAGATGLAGALIATFFYVVPTVGETLGIVAFVTVSLGGFGSVPGALIAGLLIGVIESLSGYLIGAVYKDMVVYALFLGFLWFRPQGLMGKT from the coding sequence ATGTCCATTGTTCTTGTCCAGGTGATCGTGGGTGGCCTCCTGCTCGGGGCCGTTTATGCGCTGTTCTCCTCCGGCCTGACGCTGGTGTGGGGCATGATGAACGTGGTCAATTTCGCCCACGGCGATTTCGTCATGCTCGGCATGTACGTCGCCTATGTGGTCTACACGCTGCTCGGCGGCGGCCCGCTGGTCGGCGCGCCGCTGGCGACGCTGCTGCTCGCCACGCTCGGCATCGCCGTCTATTTCGGCCTGATCCGCGACGTCATGAAGGGGCCGATGCTGGCGCAGATCCTCGGCACGTTCGGGCTGGCGCTGCTGCTGCGCTATTCCGTATTCTGGTGGTTCGGTGCCAACTTCCTGTCGCTGCCGGGAGATCTCGTCGGCGGCACATTCGATGTCCTCGGCATCCGCATCGAGGCCTCGCGGCTGCTTGCCGGCGTTGTCGCGCTGTTGGTGACGCTCGGGCTGCATCTGCTGTTGACGCGCACGACGCTCGGCTCGCGGATGCTCGCGGTCGCCGAGGATTCGACGGCGGCGCAGTTGATGGGCATTCGTCCCGATAGCATGCAGGCAATCGCCTGGGCGATCGCGGCGGGCGCCACCGGGCTTGCCGGGGCGCTGATCGCAACCTTCTTCTATGTCGTGCCCACGGTCGGCGAGACGCTCGGCATCGTCGCCTTCGTCACGGTTTCGCTGGGTGGCTTCGGCAGCGTGCCGGGAGCGTTGATCGCGGGTCTTTTGATCGGCGTGATCGAGTCGCTGTCCGGCTATCTGATCGGCGCCGTCTACAAGGACATGGTGGTCTACGCCCTGTTTCTCGGCTTCCTCTGGTTCAGGCCGCAGGGCTTGATGGGCAAGACGTGA
- a CDS encoding ABC transporter substrate-binding protein, which yields MRVSKLVGPLAAAAIAMGLVSGAMAQQKTVKIGAVFPLSGNAASAGVHAKAAIEVALDIINNAHPELGNFPLAKNAGLAGLGGAKLEVVFADNQGSPATGQNQALRLITEEKVVALTGAYQSGITLTTSAIAEKYGIPFVNGESVASNLTERGFKWFFRTTPIATDFAQVYYDFFTEMKASGAKTDTIAVVHDTTEYGVSVANTLAATFKEKGHPIAQDVAYTTNATDVQSQVLQLKDKKPDIVIMISYTSDAILFAKTMQALDYKPPMLLADDSGYSDPSFIKAVGKISQGVFNRSSWSVGPAGSPTAIIAKLYKEKSGDEMDDTAAREMQAFFVLADAIDHAGSTEPAKIQAALKATDLKPDQLMIGYKGVKFDDKGQNILASGLIIQLQDGENYVAVFPKANAVKPPVMPFKGW from the coding sequence ATGAGAGTGTCGAAACTTGTCGGGCCGCTTGCCGCGGCCGCGATCGCGATGGGTCTGGTTTCCGGCGCGATGGCGCAGCAGAAGACCGTCAAGATCGGCGCGGTGTTTCCCTTAAGCGGCAATGCTGCCAGCGCCGGCGTGCACGCCAAGGCCGCGATCGAGGTCGCGCTCGACATTATCAACAATGCGCATCCCGAGCTCGGCAATTTCCCGCTCGCCAAGAATGCCGGGCTCGCCGGCCTCGGCGGCGCCAAGCTCGAGGTGGTGTTCGCCGACAACCAGGGCAGCCCCGCGACCGGGCAGAACCAGGCGCTGCGGCTGATCACCGAAGAGAAGGTGGTGGCGCTCACCGGCGCCTACCAGTCCGGCATCACGCTGACGACAAGCGCAATCGCCGAGAAGTACGGCATTCCCTTCGTCAACGGCGAGTCGGTTGCGTCCAACCTGACCGAGCGCGGCTTCAAATGGTTCTTCCGCACCACGCCGATCGCGACCGATTTCGCCCAGGTCTATTACGACTTCTTCACCGAGATGAAGGCCTCCGGCGCCAAGACCGACACCATCGCGGTGGTGCATGACACCACCGAATACGGCGTCTCGGTTGCCAACACCCTCGCCGCGACCTTCAAGGAGAAGGGGCATCCGATCGCGCAGGACGTCGCCTACACCACCAACGCGACCGACGTGCAGAGCCAGGTGTTGCAGCTCAAGGACAAGAAGCCCGACATCGTCATCATGATCTCCTACACGTCGGATGCGATCCTGTTCGCCAAGACCATGCAGGCGCTCGACTACAAGCCGCCGATGCTGCTCGCCGACGATTCCGGCTATTCCGATCCATCCTTCATCAAGGCGGTCGGCAAGATCTCGCAAGGCGTGTTCAACCGATCGTCCTGGAGCGTCGGCCCGGCCGGCTCGCCGACCGCGATCATCGCCAAGCTCTACAAGGAGAAGAGCGGCGACGAGATGGACGACACCGCGGCGCGCGAGATGCAGGCCTTCTTCGTGCTGGCCGATGCGATCGATCATGCAGGCTCGACGGAGCCCGCCAAGATACAGGCCGCGCTGAAGGCGACGGACCTGAAGCCCGATCAGCTGATGATCGGCTACAAGGGCGTCAAGTTCGACGACAAGGGCCAGAACATCCTGGCCTCCGGCCTGATCATCCAGTTGCAGGACGGCGAGAACTACGTCGCGGTGTTCCCGAAGGCGAATGCCGTGAAGCCGCCGGTCATGCCCTTCAAGGGCTGGTGA
- a CDS encoding PPC domain-containing DNA-binding protein — MKAKLVADEAGQRVHVAVLDSGEEAFAALTDIARKLEIPAASLTAIGAFQKATVGWFDLERKTYKKIEVREQCEVLSAIGDVAVADDGRPSLHMHVVLGLADGTTRGGHLLAATVRPTLEVVMTETSASLRRTKRPDLGIALIDLAAGS; from the coding sequence ATGAAAGCCAAGCTTGTAGCCGACGAGGCAGGGCAACGGGTTCACGTCGCGGTTCTTGATTCCGGTGAAGAGGCGTTTGCAGCGCTCACCGACATCGCAAGGAAGCTGGAGATACCGGCTGCGTCACTGACCGCGATTGGCGCATTCCAGAAGGCGACGGTCGGGTGGTTTGATCTCGAGCGAAAGACGTACAAGAAGATCGAGGTGCGCGAGCAGTGCGAGGTCTTGAGTGCGATCGGCGACGTCGCGGTTGCCGACGACGGTCGGCCGAGCTTGCACATGCACGTCGTTCTTGGGCTGGCTGACGGTACGACCCGAGGCGGGCATCTTCTCGCGGCCACGGTGCGCCCGACGCTCGAGGTCGTGATGACGGAGACATCGGCCTCGTTGAGGCGCACCAAGCGGCCAGACCTGGGGATCGCGCTGATCGATCTCGCAGCGGGCAGCTAG
- a CDS encoding sorbosone dehydrogenase family protein, with protein MPVVNCPIEISRIRLAAVLSAALCLAGCSETAPDPKTQIGAKPDLPALQQYLIPPMHVAPVVGWQQGEKPTVPDGLQITALATGLQHPRSPYVLPNGDILVVESKAPGIEPIKRPKDFIMKWVESWATSGGDTGESNRITLLRGANGDGKPELQSVFLDHLKSPFGVALVGNDLYVANTDAIVRYPYHSGDTKITAPGETLTPLPGGPIDHHWTKSLVASPDGSLLYVGVGSNSNITENGIEAEKNRAAILEVDRATGRWRIFASGLRNPNGLTFEPQSHALWTVVNERDEIGPNLVPDYLTSVKDGAFYGWPYSYFGQHVDPRVQPQRPDLVAKAIAPDYALSSHVAPLGLAFFNGDALPQRYRGGAFVGEHGSWNRPQLNGYKVVFVPFADGHPNGPAQDVVTGFLNKDERSRGRPVGLAIDKSGGLLIADDVGNTVWRVTGANRQPTNASLR; from the coding sequence ATGCCTGTGGTCAACTGTCCAATCGAGATAAGCCGCATCCGGCTTGCCGCGGTTCTCTCGGCCGCATTATGCCTTGCAGGGTGCAGCGAAACCGCGCCTGATCCCAAGACCCAGATCGGTGCGAAGCCCGATCTGCCGGCGCTGCAGCAGTACCTGATCCCGCCGATGCATGTCGCGCCGGTCGTGGGATGGCAGCAAGGCGAGAAGCCGACAGTGCCCGACGGCCTCCAGATCACCGCGCTTGCCACCGGTTTGCAGCATCCGCGCTCGCCTTATGTCCTGCCCAACGGAGACATTCTCGTCGTCGAGTCGAAGGCGCCTGGTATCGAGCCGATCAAGCGGCCGAAGGACTTCATCATGAAATGGGTGGAGTCGTGGGCGACATCGGGCGGCGATACCGGGGAAAGCAATCGCATCACGCTGTTGCGCGGCGCGAATGGCGACGGCAAGCCGGAACTGCAGAGCGTCTTCCTCGATCACCTCAAGTCGCCGTTCGGCGTTGCGTTGGTCGGTAACGATCTGTACGTCGCCAATACCGACGCGATCGTCCGTTATCCCTATCATAGCGGTGATACGAAGATCACGGCCCCCGGGGAGACGCTGACGCCGTTGCCCGGAGGGCCGATCGACCATCACTGGACCAAGAGTTTGGTGGCAAGCCCGGACGGCTCGTTACTCTATGTCGGGGTGGGCTCGAACAGCAACATCACCGAGAACGGCATCGAGGCGGAAAAGAACCGCGCCGCGATCTTGGAGGTCGATCGCGCGACCGGCCGCTGGCGCATCTTCGCAAGCGGATTGCGCAATCCGAATGGCCTGACCTTCGAGCCGCAAAGCCACGCTCTGTGGACTGTCGTGAACGAGCGCGATGAGATCGGGCCCAATCTCGTCCCGGATTATCTGACGTCGGTCAAGGACGGTGCCTTCTACGGCTGGCCTTACAGCTATTTCGGCCAGCATGTCGATCCGCGCGTGCAGCCGCAGCGGCCCGACCTCGTGGCGAAGGCGATCGCGCCCGACTATGCCTTGAGTTCGCACGTCGCGCCGTTGGGCCTCGCGTTCTTCAACGGCGATGCGCTTCCGCAGCGCTATCGCGGCGGCGCTTTCGTCGGCGAACACGGCAGCTGGAACAGGCCGCAACTCAACGGCTACAAGGTCGTGTTCGTCCCGTTCGCCGACGGGCACCCCAATGGCCCGGCACAGGATGTCGTGACCGGCTTCCTGAACAAGGACGAGAGATCACGCGGCCGCCCAGTCGGGCTGGCGATCGACAAGTCCGGCGGCCTTCTGATCGCGGATGACGTCGGCAACACCGTATGGCGCGTCACCGGCGCAAACCGGCAGCCGACGAACGCAAGCCTGCGATAG
- a CDS encoding DUF2231 domain-containing protein, whose protein sequence is MSEATQAATRTPNPNSTARIATHPIHPMLVPFPIVCFVGALITDIAYWQTAQMMWADFSAWLLFAGLVLGVLAAIAGLIDFLGSRRIRELAPAWLHMVGNAVVLLLALFNSFVHSRDAWTSVVPTGLVLSVLTVLVMLFTGWLGWEMVYRRHVGVAD, encoded by the coding sequence ATGTCAGAGGCAACGCAAGCCGCCACCCGCACACCAAATCCGAACTCGACGGCGCGGATCGCCACGCATCCCATCCATCCGATGTTGGTGCCATTTCCGATCGTGTGCTTCGTCGGCGCGCTGATCACCGACATCGCCTATTGGCAGACCGCCCAGATGATGTGGGCCGACTTTTCCGCGTGGCTTCTGTTTGCCGGCCTGGTCCTTGGCGTGCTCGCGGCCATTGCCGGCCTGATCGATTTCCTGGGCAGCCGCCGCATCCGCGAGCTAGCGCCGGCCTGGCTTCACATGGTCGGCAATGCGGTGGTCCTGCTGCTCGCCTTGTTCAATTCGTTCGTTCACAGCCGCGATGCCTGGACTTCGGTCGTTCCTACCGGACTGGTGCTCTCCGTACTCACGGTGCTCGTGATGCTGTTCACGGGATGGCTGGGTTGGGAAATGGTCTATCGCCGTCACGTGGGAGTTGCGGATTGA
- a CDS encoding MFS transporter, protein MTSRRAKTLAMTRPLWALLALNFFMADMQSGIGPFVGVFLQSHGWTSGLIGTALTIGNVAGMLITTPIGGCIDTTNHKRAWVIVPGVAVVVASAIILVSQTFWAVALSQIATSVAGAAIVPAVTGITLGMVRQRGFNRQNGRNQAFNHAGNMLGAAASGYLGWRYGYVAVFLLAAAFGVLTIASVMLIPADAIDHHAARGKEDDPESEPHRFRVLIRHKPLLVLAVALAIFHLGNAAIVPLYGLAAVASGLKNGAGVVATTIVVAQGVMVIMSVVGMHAAERRNFWPVLLASFLALPARGVLAYFLSGWWGVFPVQILDGIGAGLQSVAVPGIVARTLNGTGRVNLGQGAVITVQGIGASLSPALGGWIAQWIGYQLAFLCLAGFGLLSVALWISLRSVVKHY, encoded by the coding sequence ATGACCAGCCGAAGAGCCAAGACACTCGCCATGACGCGGCCGCTGTGGGCGTTGCTCGCACTGAATTTCTTCATGGCGGATATGCAGTCCGGGATCGGACCGTTCGTCGGGGTCTTCCTGCAGAGTCACGGCTGGACCAGCGGATTGATCGGAACTGCGCTTACGATCGGGAACGTCGCGGGGATGCTGATCACCACGCCGATCGGCGGCTGCATCGACACGACCAACCACAAGCGCGCGTGGGTCATCGTGCCGGGTGTCGCGGTCGTCGTGGCATCGGCCATCATCCTCGTGTCGCAAACGTTCTGGGCCGTCGCGCTGTCCCAGATCGCAACCTCGGTCGCGGGCGCCGCAATCGTTCCGGCGGTGACCGGCATCACGCTCGGCATGGTCAGGCAACGCGGCTTCAACCGGCAGAACGGCCGCAACCAGGCCTTCAACCACGCGGGCAACATGCTGGGCGCCGCAGCCTCAGGCTATCTCGGCTGGCGCTACGGCTATGTCGCGGTGTTCCTGCTGGCAGCAGCGTTCGGCGTGCTGACGATCGCAAGCGTGATGTTGATTCCGGCCGATGCCATTGATCATCACGCAGCGCGCGGCAAGGAAGACGATCCCGAAAGCGAGCCGCACCGATTTCGCGTTCTCATCAGGCACAAGCCGCTGTTGGTGCTTGCCGTAGCGCTCGCGATCTTCCATCTGGGTAACGCTGCGATCGTGCCGCTCTACGGGTTGGCCGCGGTCGCGAGCGGTCTCAAGAATGGCGCCGGAGTTGTGGCGACCACGATCGTGGTTGCCCAGGGTGTCATGGTGATCATGTCCGTCGTCGGCATGCACGCCGCCGAACGCCGCAATTTCTGGCCGGTCCTGCTTGCGTCGTTTCTGGCCCTGCCCGCGCGCGGCGTGCTGGCGTATTTCCTGTCGGGCTGGTGGGGCGTGTTTCCGGTGCAGATCCTCGACGGCATCGGCGCAGGTCTGCAAAGCGTGGCCGTCCCCGGCATCGTGGCGCGCACGCTCAACGGAACCGGCCGTGTGAATCTCGGCCAGGGAGCGGTCATCACCGTGCAGGGAATTGGCGCCTCGCTGAGCCCCGCGCTGGGCGGCTGGATCGCCCAATGGATCGGCTACCAGCTCGCATTCCTGTGTCTCGCAGGCTTCGGCCTGCTCTCGGTCGCACTGTGGATTTCGCTTCGAAGCGTCGTGAAGCACTATTGA
- a CDS encoding penicillin-binding protein 1A: MRLLLRFFGFLFTAGSILFLAGLAAVAGLFWHFSKDLPDYTQLQNYEPPVMTRVHAADGSLLAEYAKERRLYLPIQAVPKLVINSFLAAEDKNFYEHGGVDYTGMARAGLAYIQNYGSNRRPQGASTITQQVAKNFLLTNEVSFSRKIKEALLAMKIERAYSKDKILELYLNEIYLGLGAYGIAAASLVYFDKSVNELTIAEAAYLAALPKMPASLHPVRNHARAVERRNYVIDRLQENGWITAADADKARKEPLVVTNRASGAHTFAGEYFSEEVRRDIFERYGEKKLYEGGLSVRTTLDPKIQVMARKTMVAGLVKYDEQQGYRGPIQKLDISGDWGVPLADIKSLSDISPWRMAVVLETSPQSARIGFQPGRELGGAVSKQRETGIVTLDGVRWAKAASGPLRGKTPASVAQVLQPGDVIYADPLYKDGHLVEGQYRLRQIPEISGAMVAMDPRTGRVLAMVGGFSFDQSQFNRATQAYRQPGSTFKPIVYSAALDNGYTGSTMMIDAPIEIDLGQGNVWRPENFSTGRYQGQVTLRNALRLSLNTVTVRLAQEIGMPLIGEYAKRFGVYDELPNYLSYALGAGETTVMRMVTAYSMIANGGRRVKPTLIDRIQDRYGHTIFKHDQRECIGCDAPEGWKNQPEPQLIDRREQVLDAMTAYQITSLMEGVVQAGTGTALKEVGKPIAGKTGTSNEAKDLWFVGFSPDLVVGLYVGYDKPRSLGRTAQAGHTAAPIARDFMKLALADKPPVPFKIPPGIRLVRVVAKTGARAGPGETSGTLLEAFKPGQAPPIYDTVPGTDVIDGTQAGISPDADRAIVRSGTGGLY; the protein is encoded by the coding sequence ATGAGATTGCTGTTACGGTTCTTTGGATTTCTGTTCACCGCAGGATCGATCCTGTTTCTGGCTGGCCTTGCCGCGGTCGCGGGCCTGTTCTGGCATTTTTCCAAGGATCTGCCCGATTATACGCAGCTTCAGAACTATGAACCGCCGGTGATGACGCGCGTGCACGCGGCCGACGGCTCGCTGCTCGCCGAATACGCCAAGGAGCGCAGGCTTTATCTGCCGATCCAGGCGGTGCCGAAGCTCGTGATCAACAGCTTCCTCGCCGCAGAGGACAAGAATTTCTACGAGCATGGCGGCGTCGATTATACCGGCATGGCGCGCGCCGGCCTGGCCTACATCCAGAACTACGGGTCCAACCGCCGTCCGCAGGGCGCCTCCACGATCACCCAGCAGGTCGCCAAGAACTTCCTGTTGACCAACGAGGTGTCGTTCTCCCGCAAGATCAAGGAAGCCTTGCTCGCGATGAAGATCGAGCGGGCCTATTCCAAGGACAAGATCCTCGAGCTCTACCTCAACGAAATCTATCTCGGCCTCGGCGCCTACGGCATCGCGGCGGCCTCGCTGGTCTATTTCGACAAGTCGGTGAACGAGCTCACCATCGCGGAAGCCGCGTATCTGGCGGCGCTGCCGAAAATGCCGGCCAGCCTGCATCCGGTGCGCAACCACGCACGCGCCGTCGAGCGGCGCAACTATGTGATCGACCGCCTGCAGGAGAACGGCTGGATCACCGCGGCCGATGCCGACAAGGCGCGCAAGGAGCCGCTGGTCGTGACCAACCGCGCCAGCGGCGCGCATACCTTCGCCGGCGAGTATTTCTCGGAAGAAGTTCGCCGCGACATCTTCGAGCGCTACGGCGAGAAGAAGCTCTATGAGGGCGGCCTGTCGGTCCGCACCACGCTGGATCCGAAGATCCAGGTGATGGCGCGCAAGACCATGGTGGCGGGGCTCGTGAAATACGACGAGCAGCAGGGCTATCGCGGCCCGATTCAAAAGCTCGACATTTCCGGCGACTGGGGCGTGCCGCTGGCGGACATCAAGTCGCTTTCGGACATCTCGCCGTGGCGGATGGCGGTGGTGCTGGAGACCAGCCCGCAGTCGGCGCGGATCGGCTTCCAGCCGGGCCGCGAGCTCGGCGGCGCCGTCAGCAAGCAGCGCGAGACCGGCATTGTCACGCTCGATGGCGTGAGATGGGCGAAGGCGGCCTCCGGGCCTCTGAGAGGCAAGACGCCGGCCTCGGTGGCGCAGGTGCTGCAGCCCGGTGACGTGATCTACGCCGACCCGCTCTACAAGGACGGCCATCTCGTCGAAGGCCAGTATCGGCTGCGCCAGATCCCCGAGATTTCGGGCGCGATGGTGGCGATGGATCCGCGAACCGGCCGCGTGCTCGCGATGGTCGGCGGCTTCTCGTTCGACCAGAGCCAGTTCAACCGCGCGACGCAGGCCTACCGGCAGCCGGGTTCGACGTTCAAGCCGATCGTCTATTCGGCGGCGCTCGACAATGGCTACACGGGATCGACGATGATGATCGACGCGCCGATCGAGATCGATCTCGGGCAGGGCAACGTCTGGCGCCCGGAGAATTTCTCTACCGGCCGCTATCAGGGCCAGGTCACGCTGCGCAACGCGCTGCGACTGTCGCTCAACACCGTGACAGTGCGGCTCGCGCAGGAGATCGGCATGCCGCTGATCGGCGAGTACGCAAAGCGCTTCGGCGTCTATGACGAGCTGCCGAACTATCTCTCCTACGCGCTCGGCGCCGGCGAGACCACGGTCATGCGCATGGTCACCGCGTATTCGATGATCGCCAATGGCGGCCGCCGCGTGAAGCCGACGCTGATCGATCGCATCCAGGACCGCTACGGACACACCATCTTCAAGCACGACCAGCGCGAATGCATTGGCTGCGACGCGCCGGAGGGATGGAAGAACCAGCCCGAGCCGCAACTGATCGACCGCCGCGAGCAGGTGCTCGACGCCATGACCGCCTATCAGATCACCTCGCTGATGGAGGGAGTGGTGCAGGCCGGCACCGGCACGGCGCTGAAGGAGGTCGGCAAGCCGATCGCCGGCAAGACCGGCACCTCCAACGAGGCCAAGGACCTATGGTTCGTCGGCTTCTCGCCGGACCTCGTGGTCGGTCTGTATGTCGGCTACGACAAGCCGCGCTCGCTCGGCAGGACCGCTCAGGCCGGCCATACCGCAGCTCCGATCGCGCGCGACTTCATGAAGCTAGCGCTGGCCGACAAGCCGCCTGTTCCGTTCAAGATCCCGCCCGGCATCCGGCTGGTTCGCGTCGTGGCCAAGACCGGCGCGCGCGCTGGTCCAGGCGAGACGAGCGGCACGCTGCTCGAAGCCTTCAAGCCAGGCCAGGCGCCACCGATCTATGACACCGTCCCGGGCACCGATGTGATCGACGGGACCCAGGCCGGAATCTCGCCGGACGCGGATCGCGCGATCGTGCGGTCGGGGACGGGCGGGCTGTACTGA
- a CDS encoding DUF4269 domain-containing protein: protein MSVPDYLSAVANSAVTMTLRPFAPRVVGTLPLGLAVSGSDIDIVCHAPDLNAFAAAVWEHYHLADGFVLYRWTSGTRPAIARFVWDGWPFELFGDTRPVEEQRGWLHFEVERRLLALGDGRLRQAVSAQRAAGMKTEPAFAAVLGIGGDPYRELLVLAAASDAELRALLAARDFA, encoded by the coding sequence ATGAGCGTTCCCGACTACCTATCGGCCGTCGCAAACTCGGCTGTGACTATGACGCTGAGGCCATTCGCTCCGCGTGTCGTCGGCACGCTTCCGCTTGGCCTCGCGGTATCAGGCAGCGACATCGACATCGTCTGCCACGCGCCTGACCTGAACGCCTTCGCGGCCGCGGTCTGGGAGCACTATCACCTTGCGGACGGCTTTGTGCTCTACCGATGGACGTCGGGTACGCGACCTGCGATTGCCCGGTTTGTGTGGGACGGCTGGCCGTTCGAGCTGTTTGGCGACACGCGGCCGGTAGAGGAGCAGCGCGGCTGGCTCCATTTCGAGGTCGAGCGACGGCTGCTGGCGCTCGGCGATGGCCGGCTGCGGCAGGCCGTCAGTGCACAAAGAGCCGCCGGAATGAAGACCGAGCCGGCTTTCGCCGCCGTGCTCGGCATCGGCGGCGATCCCTATCGTGAATTGCTCGTGCTGGCCGCGGCGAGCGATGCGGAGTTGCGCGCGCTGCTCGCGGCCAGGGATTTCGCCTGA
- a CDS encoding IS481 family transposase, with the protein MNIHKNAPLTPKGREAMVRSVIEGGLTKAAAALQFNVTAKTVAKWVKRFRAEGVDGLSFLTASFLAKPNPGSHMHLVETFRRQRHTGKQIAFEVGVSAATVSRILRRLGLNRLAALEPAEPIRRYERQHPGELIHLDIKKLGKFNRIGHRITSDRRGSSNLRSRRQGPGWEYVHVCIDDASRIAFSQVMKNERKGCAVAFLKAAVAYYMSLGVKVERVMTDNGACYKSFAFLRACKRLGLKHIRTKPYTPKTNGKAERFIQTSLREWAYAQAYNTSTERAAELPRWLHRYNWHRPHGSLGSKPPISRLGLTGNNLLRLHN; encoded by the coding sequence ATGAACATCCACAAGAATGCGCCTCTGACGCCGAAAGGTCGAGAGGCGATGGTGCGGAGCGTGATCGAGGGCGGCCTGACGAAGGCCGCAGCCGCGCTGCAATTCAATGTCACGGCGAAGACGGTCGCCAAATGGGTCAAGCGCTTCCGCGCAGAAGGCGTCGATGGTTTGTCGTTCCTCACGGCCTCATTCCTTGCCAAGCCAAACCCCGGCAGCCACATGCACCTTGTCGAGACGTTCCGCCGGCAGCGCCACACCGGCAAACAGATCGCGTTCGAAGTCGGGGTCTCAGCAGCAACCGTCAGCCGTATCCTGCGCCGGCTCGGTTTGAACAGGCTGGCTGCTCTGGAGCCGGCCGAGCCGATCCGGCGCTATGAGCGCCAGCATCCTGGTGAACTGATCCACCTAGACATCAAAAAGCTCGGCAAGTTCAATCGGATCGGCCATCGGATCACCAGCGATCGACGTGGGTCGAGCAATCTGCGTTCTCGCCGTCAAGGGCCCGGTTGGGAATACGTCCATGTCTGCATCGACGATGCGTCGCGGATCGCTTTCAGCCAGGTCATGAAGAACGAGCGAAAGGGCTGTGCCGTCGCTTTCCTCAAGGCGGCAGTGGCCTACTACATGAGCCTGGGCGTGAAGGTAGAGCGCGTCATGACCGACAACGGCGCGTGCTACAAATCCTTCGCCTTCCTCAGGGCGTGCAAGCGTCTCGGTCTCAAGCACATCCGCACCAAGCCCTATACGCCCAAAACCAATGGCAAGGCCGAACGCTTCATTCAAACCAGCCTACGAGAATGGGCCTACGCGCAGGCCTACAACACCTCAACAGAAAGAGCAGCGGAGCTGCCACGATGGCTTCACCGCTACAACTGGCATCGTCCTCATGGCAGTCTCGGCTCAAAGCCACCGATCAGCAGGCTCGGATTAACCGGGAACAACCTCTTGAGGCTCCACAACTAG